In Drosophila santomea strain STO CAGO 1482 chromosome 3L, Prin_Dsan_1.1, whole genome shotgun sequence, a single window of DNA contains:
- the LOC120449363 gene encoding arginine-glutamic acid dipeptide repeats protein isoform X13, protein MAASTQGEIRVGPGHQVNDVYAKLPDYNPISSFPIDKETDERELEESRWSPGVVADGDLLMFLRAARSMAAFQGMCDGGLEDGCLAASRDDTTINALDVLHDSGYDPGKALQALVKCPVSKGIDKKWTEDETKKFIKGLRQFGKNFFRIHKDLLPHKDTPELVEFYYLWKKTPGANNNRPHRRRRQSALRRNRVTRANNSNSNTPPKKEDTPEPQTATTATAAATAASETASRSSPAVSKEENSSLTEDDASECDSDSSLTHKRDESPSRMRTRNKQQNNNSSTSSGNNTAGNGGGNATSISSGSTGGGAAGGNNSSKDQSANAVANGKRPKRGSETPDVSGGASVDSPKTPTKAVAESSANKRKGGKQETPNKKKRTEQESNEPSAHEENAVKEKRKRPDSPVESMNSDSRPDSVLDDGESNTTDTTTAEQQSTKDSKDTVSCKEEREMVTNDLEAKAEEKVIKAEALAEDSKDSAIKNMDEETNIQAPSSAETSLVDGPNPNALPSPVAAPITMKVPTIATVEALNASVDRKEAIEKMESCDSDPEMLKKLATIKQEVSPQQQQHLQQPSQQQMQQQLAPVGLQPPPSCPPSESVYIKKEPMEDSMDATCNQNSNEPQDLKVKIEIKNEDALKHSAGGMPPSGPCAPPSALHPLSGAPVESGQEPLHLQHMPHGPVPTQPPPGYLIDGQLKYGPPGQGVPPQPPQLHSDAAGGVSGAPPGAPTTPQKYPPEMEMKFAPQDLKYPPPPPLDALKYSQEMQAAAAAAAAAGKYDMKYMMEQQGKYNVELSAAHQPPSKPGYQDSLKIPDIKPGFGHLPHSVGSPLDAAHKYGPPPTSQESQQQQPQPSAHQVPPGATPPPGIAMPKPHYQHDVQTPPLGRPFEPTGLMLKYGDPLAAKYGPPQDLKYPMPPVSQAGPADIKPYGGENLIKSSPYGPPPESPIDASARSTPGQDSQGSNSNSQPPSMPPQPQQFQSPHPSPHMPSPAGGGLPPGMHPQNLIHGPPPGAAGGSGPQPPPPPTSLHQPTPTSAGPPSLQHGLHPGHQHSQLSAATSLPPSSIGIPPTLSTMAPSHMHPHLHPHAHLQGLHRPHDLPPSMHPHAPMPLSLQGHPQHGHGLPPSHTSQQQQQQQQQTGGPAGTVRTPSPAQQPPRSLHDPQSSREPPTSQPSTTMAGSSGPGGPPPQQSPHAHRTSPLPGLAGSGPPPPGLIGHPMAIHPHLAHLPPGHPAHAALAHPGHHLLSHSIAGLGPGGGPIALLAGPGGLGGIPESALSRRTPPSHLPHSHASSAPLTAHSVASMTSTSMSLTTSTVPSSAFSRASPSVQISSSGGGPSGPGSVGPGGLPNSSAAAAAAAAAHRAASPASSVSSLSRQSPLHPVPQSPLSHHPSSSALSAAAAAVAERDRHALMRQQSPHMTPPPVSNASLMASPLSKMYAPQPGQRGLGTSPPPHLRPGASPPVIRHPQMPLPLPLIAPGGGIPQIGVHPGQSPYPHPLLHPSVFYSPHHHPFNSPYGYAPYGPGFPAYMKPPPQPGQLDPAAVMAAHHAGLQGPPPQQMRQDEQNAAAAAAAAAAEKQHQAAAAAAAQQHKAPQQQPPGGMPPNKPPTPKTPQGPGGGMPPGMGGPGTPTGLPPGAYPGSHMPGYPQGPPHGSPFAPQDGQPHGLKPTSHMDALRAHAHSANSAGMGGGHHPTEPLPIDIEPDPEPEIPSPTHNIPRGPSPEAKPDDTECHRSQSAIFVRHIDRGDYNSCTRTDLIFKPVADSKLARKREERDRKLAEKERERRQQQQQQQQQQQQQQAAAAQQAAQQAKMKAELKPPYADTPALRQLSEYARPHVAFSPVEQMVPYHHPMGPMYRERELEEIKNAQAAAASQSRLDPHWMEYYRRGIHPSQFPLYANPAISQMERERLGIPPPHHVGLDPGEHMPQPPEAGFQLPPNVGQYPRPNMLIPREPHSDVLLRMSYADQLQYLQAAEFQRQSLHDQYFRQRPR, encoded by the exons ATGGCGGCCTCCACTCAAGGAGAAATTCGAGTGGGTCCCGGCCACCAGGTAAACGATGTCTAT GCAAAACTGCCCGATTATAATCCAATCTCAAGCTTCCCCATCGACAAGGAAACCGATGAACGTGAACTAGAGGAATCAAGATGGAGTCCAGGCGTTGTTGCCGATGGCGACTTGTTAATGTTCTTGCGTGCGGCTCGCTCCATGGCTGCATTTCAAGGAATGTGTGATGGTGGTTTAGAAGACGGTTGTTTGGCTGCCAGTCGCGACGACACTACAATAAACGCACTCGACGTG CTCCACGATTCTGGCTACGATCCAGGCAAAGCTCTACAAGCGCTCGTAAAGTGCCCCGTTTCGAAGGGCATCGATAAGAAGTGGACCGAGGACGAAACAAAGAAATTCATCAAGGGTCTGCGTCAGTTCGGGAAGAACTTCTTCCGCATCCATAAGGACCTGCTGCCGCACAAGGATACGCCGGAGCTGGTCGAGTTCTACTATCTGTGGAAAAAGACGCCCGGCGCGAACAACAATCGGCCACACAGGCGACGCCGCCAGAGCGCCCTGCGACGCAATCGTGTCACGCgggccaacaacagcaacagcaacactcCTCCGAAGAAGGAGGACACTCCAGAACCACAAACTGcgacgacggcgacggcggcggcaacCGCGGCGTCCGAGACGGCGAGTCGCTCCTCGCCCGCTGTCTCCAAGGAGGAGAACAGCTCGCTCACCGAGGACGACGCCAGCGAGTGCGACAGTGATTCGAGTCTGACCCACAAAAGGGATGAATCACCCTCAAGGATGAGGACGCGTAACAAGCAacagaacaacaacagcagcaccagcagcggTAACAACACGGCCGGAAACGGTGGCGGTAACGCCACATCCATAAGCAGCGGATCAACCGGCGGCGGTGCCGCTGGCGGCAACAATTCGTCTAAGGATCAATCAGCCAACGCCGTGGCTAATGGCAAGCGACCCAAGAGGGGCTCCGAAACACCGGACGTGTCCGGCGGAGCCTCGGTCGATAGTCCCAAGACACCGACGAAGGCTGTGGCCGAGAGTTCGGCCAATAAGCGCAAGGGTGGCAAGCAGGAGACGCCCAACAAGAAGAAGCGAACGGAGCAGGAGTCCAACGAGCCAAGCGCCCACGAGGAGAATGCCGTCAAGGAGAAGCGCAAGAGACCGGACAGCCCGGTTGAGAGCATGAACTCGGATAGCAGGCCGGATTCAGTGCTCGACGATGGCGAATCCAATACCACGGACACCACCACCGCCGAGCAGCAGTCGACAAAGGACAGCAAGGATACGGTCAGCTGCAAGGAGGAGCGCGAAATGGTCACCAACGATCTGGAGGCCAAGGCCGAGGAGAAGGTCATCAAGGCAGAGGCTTTGGCGGAGGACAGCAAGGATAGCGCCATCAAGAACATGGACGAGGAGACAAACATCCAGGCGCCTAGCAGTGCAGAGACAAGTTTGGTGGATGGTCCAAATCCCAATGCCTTGCCCAGTCCTGTGGCCGCACCAATCACCATGAAGGTGCCCACAATTGCCACAGTTGAGGCGCTGAACGCGTCCGTGGATCGCAAGGAGGCCATCGAGAAGATGGAGTCGTGCGACAGCGATCCGGAGATGCTTAAAAAACTGGCAACCATTAAGCAGGAAGTATctccgcagcagcaacagcatttGCAACAGCCGTCacagcagcagatgcagcagcaactcgcACCTGTTGGCTTACAGCCGCCTCCGTCTTGCCCGCCTTCAGAATCAGTCTATATCAAAAAGGAGCCCATGGAGGACTCGATGGACGCCACCTGCAATCAGAACAGCAACGAACCGCAGGACCTGAAGGTGAAGATCGAGATTAAAAACGAGGATGCATTAAAGCACAGTGCCGGAGGTATGCCGCCTTCTGGACCCTGTGCACCGCCTTCAGCTCTACATCCGCTCTCCGGAGCTCCGGTAGAGAGCGGCCAGGAGCCACTGCACCTGCAACACATGCCTCATGGACCGGTGCCAACGCAACCGCCTCCTGGCTATCTAATTGATGGTCAGCTAAAGTATGGACCACCGGGACAAGGCGTGCCTCCACAGCCTCCACAACTGCACAGCGACGCGGCTGGAGGAGTCAGTGGAGCACCGCCTGGAGCCCCGACCACGCCGCAAAAGTATCCGCCCGAGATGGAGATGAAGTTTGCTCCTCAGGATCTCAAGTAtccaccaccgccgccccTAGACGCACTCAAGTACAGCCAGGAGATGCAagctgcggcggcggcagcggctgctgctggcaaATACGATATGAAGTACATGATGGAGCAGCAGGGCAAGTACAACGTGGAGTTGTCAGCGGCCCATCAGCCGCCTAGCAAGCCGGGCTACCAGGACTCGCTGAAGATACCCGATATCAAGCCCGGTTTCGGCCACCTGCCGCACAGCGTGGGCTCACCGCTGGACGCCGCCCATAAATACGGACCGCCTCCAACGTCGCAAGAGtcccagcaacagcagccacagccgTCGGCACATCAGGTACCGCCGGGAGCAACTCCACCACCCGGTATCGCCATGCCCAAGCCGCACTACCAACACGACGTGCAAACACCACCGTTGGGACGGCCCTTCGAGCCGACCGGACTTATGCTCAAGTATGGCGATCCATTGGCAGCCAAATACGGGCCGCCTCAGGATCTCAAGTACCCGATGCCGCCGGTCTCTCAGGCGGGACCAGCGGACATAAAGCCCTATGGCGGCGAGAATCTAATCAAGTCCTCACCGTACGGACCGCCGCCGGAGAGTCCCATTGATGCCTCAGCGCGCTCTACACCTGGCCAGGATAGCCAgggcagcaacagcaattcACAGCCGCCCTCAATGCCCCCGCAACCGCAGCAGTTCCAGTCGCCGCATCCCTCGCCGCATATGCCTTCGCCAGCAGGTGGTGGCCTACCACCGGGAATGCATCCGCAAAATCTCATCCACGGCCCGCCACCAGGTGCAGCGGGCGGTAGTGGTCCCCAGCCGCCTCCGCCGCCCACATCGCTGCATCAGCCCACGCCCACGTCTGCAGGTCCACCCAGTCTGCAACATGGACTACATCCTGGCCACCAGCACTCACAGCTGTCTGCGGCAACATCGCTACCGCCGAGCTCGATTGGAATTCCTCCCACGCTCTCGACTATGGCGCCCTCGCACATGCACCCGCACCTCCATCCACATGCGCATCTGCAGGGTCTCCATCGGCCGCACGATCTGCCGCCCAGTATGCATCCACATGCTCCCATGCCGCTGTCGTTGCAGGGACATCCGCAGCACGGCCATGGATTGCCGCCATCGCACACTtctcagcaacagcagcaacaacaacaacagaccGGCGGACCAGCTGGCACAGTGCGCACTCCGTCACCTGCCCAGCAGCCGCCGAGATCCCTGCACGATCCGCAATCGTCTCGAGAGCCGCCCACCTCGCAGCCCTCGACCACAATGGCAGGATCGAGTGGTCCGGGTGGACCACCGCCCCAACAGTCGCCGCACGCGCATCGAACATCGCCGTTGCCAGGACTAGCGGGTAGTGGACCTCCACCACCGGGACTAATCGGTCATCCGATGGCCATACACCCGCACCTGGCCCACTTGCCGCCCGGACATCCTGCACACGCAGCACTGGCTCATCCTGGACACCATCTGCTGTCACACTCGATAGCGGGTTTGGGGCCTGGCGGTGGACCGATCGCGCTGCTGGCCGGTCCCGGTGGGCTTGGAGGTATTCCAGAGTCCGCTCTAAGTCGTCGCACCCCGCCCTCACACCTGCCACACTCGCATGCCTCTTCGGCTCCACTGACGGCCCATTCGGTCGCCAGTATGACGTCCACCAGTATGTCGCTGACCACCAGCACGGTGCCATCATCTGCCTTTAGCCGCGCCAGTCCAAGCGTACAGATCTCGAGCAGTGGGGGCGGTCCTTCAGGCCCCGGAAGCGTTGGACCTGGTGGATTGCCAAACTCttcggcagcggcagcagctgcggcAGCTGCTCATCGTGCAGCGTCCCCGGCATCCAGCGTCAGCAGCCTGAGTCGGCAGAGTCCGCTGCATCCGGTGCCGCAGTCGCCGCTCAGCCATCATCCGTCGTCCTCTGCGTTATCCGCCGCGGCAGCTGCCGTTGCGGAACGGGATCGACATGCGCTGATGCGTCAGCAATCGCCACATATGACTCCACCCCCGGTGTCCAATGCCTCTTTAATGGCGAGTCCTCTGAGCAAGATGTACGCTCCTCAGCCGGGTCAGAGGGGCTTGGGAACATCACCGCCACCGCATTTGCGGCCTGGAGCATCACCGCCGGTCATTCGCCACCCGCAGATGCCTCTGCCGTTGCCATTGATCGCGCCTGGCGGAGGAATACCCCAGATTGGAGTGCATCCGGGTCAGTCACCGTATCCGCATCCGCTACTGCATCCTTCGGTATTTTACTCACCGCACCACCATCCCTTCAATTCGCCATACGGCTATGCGCCCTATGGTCCTGGATTCCCGGCGTACATGAAGCCGCCACCGCAGCCGGGACAGCTCGATCCGGCAGCCGTGATGGCGGCCCACCATGCTGGATTGCAAGGACCGCCGCCCCAGCAGATGCGCCAGGACGAGCAGAATGCAGCGgccgccgctgcagcagcagctgctgagAAACAACACCAagcggctgcagcagcggcagcacagcagcacaaggcgccacaacaacaaccgcCCGGCGGAATGCCACCCAACAAACCGCCGACGCCAAAGACGCCACAGGGTCCAGGCGGTGGAATGCCCCCTGGAATGGGTGGACCGGGAACACCGACGGGACTACCGCCTGGTGCTTATCCAGGCAGCCATATGCCGGGATATCCACAAGGACCACCGCATGGATCACCGTTTGCGCCACAAGATGGTCAGCCTCACGGACTAAAGCCCACATCGCACATGGACGCCCTGCGAGCGCATGCGCACTCAGCCAACTCGGCGGGAATGGGTGGAGGACACCATCCGACGGAGCCAT TGCCCATTGATATTGAGCCGGATCCAGAGCCAGAGATTCCCAGTCCAACGCACAACATACCACGTGGTCCAAGTCCCGAAGCAAAACCGGACGACACCGAATGCCATCGCTCTCAGTCTGCCAT ATTTGTGCGTCACATCGATCGCGGGGATTACAATTCATGCACGAGAACAGATTTGATCTTCAAGCCGGTGGCCGACTCAAAGTTGGCCCGCAAGCGTGAAGAACGCGACCGCAAGCTGGCCGAAAAGGAACGTGAGCGGCGACAG cagcagcagcaacaacaacagcagcagcaacaacagcaagcaGCTGCCGCGCAACAGGCGGCACAGCAAGCCAAGATGAAGGCGGAGCTGAAGCCCCCGTATGCGGATACGCCGGCACTGCGTCAACTGTCGGAGTACGCTCGTCCCCACGTCGCCTTCAG TCCTGTTGAGCAGATGGTGCCATATCATCATCCAATGGGCCCCATGTACAGAGAGAG GGAACTGGAGGAGATCAAAAACGCACAAGCTGCTGCGGCGAGTCAGTCCAGACTAGATCCGCACTGGATGGAATACTATCGACG CGGCATCCACCCCTCGCAGTTCCCACTGTATGCGAATCCGGCGATATCGCAGATGGAGAGGGAGCGTCTGGGAATTCCACCTCCGCACCATGTGGGGTTGGACCCGGGCGAGCACATG CCGCAACCACCGGAGGCCGGTTTCCAACTGCCAC CGAATGTTGGCCAGTATCCGCGGCCAAATATGCTTATACCTAGGGAGCCGCACTCGGATGTCCTGCTGCGCATGTCCTATGCCGACCAACTACAG taTTTACAGGCCGCCGAGTTCCAGCGACAGTCCCTGCACGATCAGTACTTTAG ACAACGGCCCAGATAA